One Erpetoichthys calabaricus chromosome 8, fErpCal1.3, whole genome shotgun sequence DNA segment encodes these proteins:
- the LOC114656109 gene encoding gamma-crystallin M2-like, whose product MVYEHPNYTGYQYFLRRGEYPDYQRWMGYSDSIRSCHMIPQYRGSYRMKIYERENFSGHMMECMDDCESVQDRFRNPDIHSCHVDGYWIMYEQPHYRGRQYFLRPGEYRRYSDWGGMNPRIGSFRRIMDYC is encoded by the exons ATGGTCTATGAGCACCCCAACTACACGGGTTACCAGTACTTCCTGAGAAGGGGCGAGTATCCTGACTACCAGCGCTGGATGGGCTACAGTGACAGCATCAGGTCATGTCATATGATCCCAcaa TACAGAGGATCATACAGGATGAAGATTTATGAACGAGAAAACTTTAGTGGTCATATGATGGAGTGCATGGATGACTGTGAGTCTGTTCAGGACCGCTTCAGAAATCCAGATATTCACTCCTGCCATGTGGACGGCTACTGGATCATGTATGAGCAGCCCCACTACAGAGGACGCCAGTACTTCCTGAGGCCCGGCGAGTACAGGAGATACAGTGACTGGGGAGGCATGAACCCCAGGATTGGCTCCTTCAGACGTATCATGGATTACTGTTAA